The Schizosaccharomyces pombe strain 972h- genome assembly, chromosome: I genome contains a region encoding:
- the vps28 gene encoding ESCRT I complex subunit Vps28, whose translation MTEYYDLNLLEKETSEENNFHTKNQQVREDLSILYSILVALEQLEKAFTKDAVSTSDFNSTCELLIQQWESCFSDERVTQAFGSFEDFCSKYRLQCPRAIKRIQEGISDERSQSNSTFSNAISTTAEPSIAMNDTTPQTVNPTKAPSNPSASIAKSIAGLVQNFITTLDAIRLNFIAKDQLHPLLSELIVSMDDLTESLKIQVSCRNKLVQWLIKINNMNITDQLNDVEKRELLYDLEQAYAECYSLL comes from the coding sequence ATGACTGAATACTACGATCTGAACCTTTTAGAAAAGGAAACTTCagaagaaaacaattttcATACTAAAAATCAACAGGTACGTGAAGATTTAAGTATTCTTTACAGTATTTTGGTGGCATTAGAGCAATTGGAGAAAGCTTTTACGAAAGACGCCGTGTCTACTTCTGATTTCAATTCTACCTGTGAACTTTTGATACAACAATGGGAGTCTTGCTTTAGTGACGAAAGAGTTACTCAGGCTTTTGGCTCATTTGAAGACTTCTGTTCAAAGTATCGACTGCAATGCCCAAGAGCAATCAAGAGAATTCAAGAGGGGATATCGGACGAAAGATCTCAGTCCAATTCCACCTTTTCCAATGCAATATCTACAACTGCAGAACCTTCAATTGCTATGAATGATACTACTCCACAAACTGTTAATCCAACAAAGGCTCCATCCAACCCATCTGCTTCCATTGCGAAATCAATTGCCGGTTTGgtacaaaatttcattactACTCTAGATGCCATTAGACTTAACTTTATTGCCAAAGACCAGCTACATCCTTTGTTGTCGGAATTGATTGTAAGCATGGATGATTTAACGGAGAGCCTAAAAATACAAGTTTCGTGTCGAAACAAGTTGGTTCAATGGttgataaaaatcaataatatGAATATCACTGACCAGTTGAATGACGTGGAAAAGAGAGAACTGCTATATGATTTGGAACAAGCCTACGCAGAGTGCTATAGCTTgttatga
- the noc202 gene encoding Noc2-Noc3 complex subunit, translating to MGKASKATKKFTKNHLKNTIERRKQLARSKKVYGTKNRNSHTKNKLESGTNDNNKNKEDLSKLYSDVTTSNTSHEKDGSEDISVLNVNSKGASLNQVSTQKRRSEKDLLAAIAYCQKLSGTNQADALWKNVEKDLKETLDNVDFDARSKILQDLRLEYAEILLTKFNFEKKGYQNLSSALDTILHIKKFSKFPNGLVTQLCNIFVNHSKAREDIQKAVNHICKIDSSLSVAVFQVFYSPLLDFFKSSPSEVNDFDTLEELQLFLIELLSLNSRFYQKIAFAYLSQLDAHLKRCLKESESSDAYKLIYNWQFTLSLRFWLHVISFLWNDYESISKEISPIAINLTLDCIRLIPTEQYYPLRLHLLKSLVNICRSTRLYIPLSSQFLEMIPFVLRRSSPLSDDKEVMYNFDMYSTLHVPKECLLSKSYRNNVRKEVILLMTEYFAIFSNSIAFPELSAPIIAQLRGLVNESAPGKHVLTFLNKLESTFSFVESRRMNVDFTLNDTSQVEAFEKDLDWRSTPMGKLVSDTT from the coding sequence ATGGGTAAAGCTTCCAAGGCtacaaaaaagtttacTAAAAACCACCTAAAAAATACTATCGAGCGGAGAAAGCAGTTAGCTcgttcaaaaaaagtttacggcacaaaaaatcgaaattcacatacaaaaaataaactggAAAGTGGAACAAATGataacaataaaaacaaagaagatCTTTCTAAACTATATTCAGATGTAACGACCTCTAATACATCGCATGAGAAAGACGGATCAGAAGATATTTCGGTTCTTAATGTAAACTCCAAGGGCGCTTCTTTAAATCAAGTTTCTACTCAAAAAAGACGGAGTGAAAAGGATTTACTTGCTGCTATTGCATATTGTCAGAAATTATCGGGGACCAATCAAGCAGATGCGTTGTGgaaaaatgttgaaaaggACTTAAAGGAGACTTTGGACAACGTGGATTTTGACGCTAGGTCAAAGATTCTTCAGGACCTTCGTTTAGAGTATGCCgagattttattaacaaaatttaattttgagaaaaaggGATATCAAAATTTGTCTTCGGCCCTTGATACTATACTtcacataaaaaaattttctaaatttccCAATGGTCTGGTTACACAGCTatgtaatatttttgttaatcaTTCTAAAGCTCGGGAAGATATTCAAAAAGCAGTTAATcatatttgcaaaattgaTTCGTCGTTGAGTGTGGCAGTTTTTCAAGTATTTTACTCGCCTTTGTTGGACTTTTTTAAGTCTTCTCCCAGTGAAGTTAACGATTTCGATACCCTTGAAGAGCTTCAACTGTTCTTGATTGAACTTCTTTCTCTTAACTCACggttttatcaaaaaattgccTTCGCTTATCTCTCCCAATTGGATGCTCATTTGAAGCGCTGCTTGAAGGAGTCTGAAAGCAGTGATGCATACAAATTAATATACAATTGGCAATTTACGCTTTCGCTGAGATTTTGGTTACATGttatatcatttttatggAATGATTATGAATCAATCTCCAAAGAAATTTCTCCAATCGCCATAAACCTGACGCTGGATTGCATTCGTTTAATTCCTACGGAGCAATATTACCCATTACGTCTCCATCTTTTAAAGTCACTTGTTAATATTTGCAGATCTACCCGCCTTTACATCCCCCTGTCTTCTCAGTTTTTAGAAATGATCCCATTTGTTCTTAGGAGATCGAGTCCTTTGTCTGATGATAAGGAAGTAATGTATAACTTTGACATGTATTCTACTCTTCATGTGCCTAAAGAATGTTTGTTGTCAAAATCTTATCGTAACAATGTCAGAAAAGAAGTCATTTTGCTAATGACTGAATATTTTGCCATATTTTCCAATTCAATTGCCTTTCCAGAGCTCTCTGCTCCCATAATCGCACAACTTCGTGGACTGGTAAATGAATCCGCACCGGGGAAGCATGTTTTAACATTCTTGAACAAACTTGAAAgcactttttcttttgttgaaAGCAGAAGGATGAACGTAGATTTTACTCTCAATGACACATCTCAAGTAGAAGCTTTCGAGAAGGACTTGGATTGGAGGTCTACTCCAATGGGTAAACTAGTCAGTGATACTACCTAA
- the coa3 gene encoding Cytochrome c oxidase assembly factor Coa3, whose product MNQGNQAFENARKPFRRANLITALGLGAFAFATFAYSVYRVHEDTFEDVVMTPELEKKIAEDRDLSKKN is encoded by the coding sequence ATGAACCAGGGTAATcaagcttttgaaaatgcaaGAAAACCATTTCGCAGGGCTAATTTGATTACGGCCCTAGGTCTTGGCGCGTTTGCCTTCGCGACCTTTGCATATTCGGTCTACCGAGTTCACGAAGATACTTTTGAAGACGTAGTAATGACTCctgaattggaaaaaaaaattgcgGAGGATCGAGATCtctcaaaaaagaattga
- a CDS encoding vitamin H transporter, producing MDTNTLPPKPSISPSIASSFPTVKPFSSQNSTTSNPELSHIEKESNASSIIISQQPLSPSNISSAAPLDETHIATKASASLRNNNVSPHIPSPSSFSSSSSSDLDKSMLDEKHPDSEDITAVSLSTPPFPESIDVARFSSEEKKILSRIRRKLDLRIITCLWITYFLSRSVTYSISLSLTMNKHQGHSLLQTVSGLNYHTLSVGTGLSYVSLIIFDLPSNLLMTRADPRLWLSRIQVTTGIIGACHAVLGTKGSSASGFIALRFFNGLAIAGMWPGFAFYTSRFYRDQHLGKRIGWYYTAAQISSVATSLLSAAFQKMDGLHGLYGYQWMFLIWGVVAFTQGLFLPRWLPCIKHNQHNEKWISWIRIPKFLGFLKASENTGLTPEEEEVHAIYMAEMQVGKSWTLTDLADAFLDVRLWPPIFMFFGVVGISNGLVNYSSLIISEINENFSSVTVSLLVAPIWVFDAIAILTVLPLHDRFHKKMLFFVGSCLFVLAGLLITTFVSNVWGRYVGLLILGFGLGPTVPIIMTWVSSAMGPSHGDVGVAAGLAIVSGLGNLGSVVATSALYSGWKADTTFRRSNETMCGMVGIAIVASIVMHMVQKFNIRRFPFKRIYACLSERRKKELSVT from the coding sequence atgGACACAAACACCTTACCTCCCAAGCCGTCTATCTCTCCATCAATTGCTTCCTCTTTCCCGACCGTGAAACCCTTCTCTTCTCAAAACTCTACCACTTCGAATCCCGAGTTATCTCACATCGAAAAAGAGTCAAATGCCTCCTCCATTATAATTAGTCAACAACCGTTAAGTCCatcaaatatttcttcTGCCGCTCCCCTCGACGAAACCCACATTGCTACAAAAGCTTCAGCTTCTTTACGAAATAACAATGTTTCTCCTCACATTCCTTCAccctcttctttttcttcttcttcctcctCCGACCTTGACAAGTCCATGTTAGATGAAAAACATCCTGATTCTGAGGATATTACTGCTGTCTCTTTGTCTACGCCTCCTTTTCCCGAGAGCATCGATGTTGCTCGTTTCAGCTCggaggaaaagaaaatcctTTCTCGCATTCGAAGAAAACTCGACTTGAGGATTATTACTTGCTTATGGATAACGTATTTCCTGTCAAGAAGTGTAACGTACTCTATTTCTCTATCTCTTACCATGAACAAACATCAAGGTCATTCTCTTCTGCAGACTGTTTCTGGATTGAATTATCATACTCTATCTGTTGGCACGGGCCTTTCTTATGTTTCCTTAATTATTTTCGATCTCCCTTCTAATCTACTAATGACCCGTGCTGATCCTCGACTTTGGCTCTCTCGTATTCAAGTAACCACTGGTATTATTGGTGCTTGTCATGCTGTTCTTGGAACTAAAGGATCTTCTGCTTCAGGATTTATCGCtttaagattttttaatggtCTGGCCATAGCAGGTATGTGGCCAGGTTTTGCCTTTTATACCAGTAGGTTTTATCGCGATCAACATTTAGGAAAACGAATTGGTTGGTATTACACGGCAGCTCAAATTTCGTCGGTCGCTACTAGCTTGCTCTCTGCTGCTTTTCAGAAAATGGATGGTTTACACGGTTTATATGGGTACCAATGgatgtttttaatttggGGTGTTGTCGCTTTTACACAAGGTCTTTTTCTTCCACGATGGCTACCATGCATAAAGCACAATCAGCATAATGAAAAGTGGATTTCTTGGATACGCATTCCTAAGTTCCTTGGTTTTCTAAAGGCCTCGGAAAATACCGGCCTTACAcctgaagaggaagaagtgCACGCCATTTATATGGCTGAGATGCAGGTAGGTAAATCCTGGACACTTACGGATCTTGCTGACGCTTTTTTGGATGTTCGTTTATGGCCTCCTATATTCATGTTTTTCGGAGTTGTGGGTATCAGCAATGGACTTGTCAATTATAGTTCTCTTATCATCTCAGAAATTaacgaaaatttttcaagcGTTACAGTTTCTCTTTTGGTAGCCCCAATTTGGGTATTTGATGCAATTGCAATACTTACTGTTTTACCGCTTCATGACCGATTTCACAAAAAGATGTTGTTTTTCGTTGGAAGCTGCCTTTTCGTACTAGCTGGCTTATTGATAACCACATTTGTATCCAATGTATGGGGAAGATATGTTGgtcttttgattttagGATTTGGCTTGGGACCGACTGTTCCTATTATAATGACATGGGTTTCAAGCGCAATGGGTCCTTCTCATGGCGATGTAGGCGTCGCTGCGGGATTAGCGATAGTAAGTGGATTGGGCAATTTAGGAAGCGTTGTCGCTACAAGCGCTTTGTATTCCGGATGGAAAGCTGATACCACTTTTCGACGGAGTAATGAAACCATGTGTGGTATGGTTGGTATAGCTATAGTCGCTTCAATTGTTATGCACATGgtccaaaaatttaatataagGAGATTTCCGTTTAAACGTATATATGCCTGCTTGTCTGAACGAAGGAAGAAAGAGTTATCTGTAACCTAA
- the ypt4 gene encoding GTPase Ypt4 produces the protein MDKESYDYLVKIVLAGPSGTGKSCLLQRFVKNQWDDQVSHTVGIDFASRIISVGMGNQQKRIKLQIWDTAGQEKFRSVARNYYRGAAGAVLVYDVTNKDSFEELSSWLSDIRAMAPSTICVVLAGSKSDLQNQRQVSTEEAAEFCSEKHISSAHETSSYTGSNVEECFLSVVSTIITRIELGEIDPQDQSLGIQYGDLSFRRPVHPSSTSNWWTSITNWDDLVRLERQTRSYCC, from the exons atggACAAAGAATCATATGACTATTTGGTAAAGATTGTACTTGCAGGTCCTTCGGGAACTGGCAAATCCTGCTTGTTACAGAGATTTGTTAAGAATCAAT GGGATGATCAAGTATCACATACTGTTGGAATCGATTTCGCAAGTCGGATTATAAGTGTTGGAATGGGAAACCagcaaaaaagaatcaaGTTACAAATATGGGATACTGCTGGTCAGGAAAAGTTTCGAAGCGTGGCTAGGAATTACTATCGTGGAGCAGCAGGTGCTGTTTTAGTCTATGATGTGACAAACAAGGACTCGTTTGAAGAATTGTCGTCTTGGCTGTCTGATATTCGAGCTATGGCTCCATCAACAATATGTGTTGTATTGGCTGGTAGCAAATCTGATTTACAAAACCAACGACAAGTCTCTACTGAAGAGGCAGCTGAGTTTTGCTCAGAAAAGCATATATCTAGTGCGCATGAAACTAGTTCTTATACAGGAAGCAACGTTGAAGAGTGTTTTCTTTCCGTTGTCTCCACCATAATAACTAGGATTGAGTTGGGTGAAATTGATCCCCAAGATCAATCCTTAGGTATACAATATGGTGATTTAAGTTTCCGTAGACCGGTTCACCCTTCCAGTACTTCGAATTGGTGGACTTCAATTACGAATTGGGACGACCTGGTCCGTTTGGAAAGACAGACCAGATCCTATTGCTGCTGA
- the vma3 gene encoding V-type ATPase V0 subunit c (proteolipid subunit), which produces MSTDLCPVYAPFFGVMGCTAAIVFASFGAAYGTAKAGVGISAMGVLRPDLIVKNTIPVVMAGIIAIYGLVVSVLISGNLKQILSLYSGFIQLGAGLSVGLAGLAAGFAIGIVGDAGVRGTAQQPRLFVAMILILIFAEVLGLYGLIVALLLNTRATDNVTC; this is translated from the exons atgtCTACAGATCTTTG CCCTGT TTACGCTCCCTTCTTCGGTGTCATGGGATGTACCGCCGCTATCGTTTTTGCTAGCTTTGGTGCTGCCTATGGTACAGCCAAAGCTGGTGTCGGTATTAGTGCAATGGGTGTGTTGCGCCCTGATTTGATTGT TAAGAATACCATTCCTGTTGTTATGGCTGGTATTATTGCTATTTATGGTCTTGTTGTTTCTGTCTTGATTTCCGGAAACTTAAAGCAAATTCTCAGTCTTTACAGTGGATTTATCCAACTCGGTGCTGGTTTGTCAGTCGGTTTGGCTGGTCTGGCTGCTGGTTTCGCAATTGGTATTGTTGGTGATGCTGGTGTCCGTGGTACCGCTCAACAACCTCGTCTCTTTGTAGCCATGATTTTAATTCTTATTTTTGCTGAAGTCTTGGGACTTTATGGCCTTATTGTTGCTCTTTTACTTAATACTCGTGCTACCGATAACGTTACT TGCTAA
- the rpb10 gene encoding DNA-directed RNA polymerase subunit Rpb10, which produces MIIPIRCFSCGKVIGDKWDTYLTLLQEDNTEGEALDKLGLQRYCCRRMILTHVDLIEKLLCYNPLSKQKNL; this is translated from the exons ATGATCATTCCTATTCGCTGCTTTTCTTGTGGAAAG GTTATTGGTGACAAGTGGGACACCTATCTCACACTCCTTCAAGAGGATAACACAGAGGGTGAGGCATTGGATAAACTTGGCCTTCAACGTTATTGTTGTCGTCGTATGATTCTTACTCATGTCGACTTAATCGAAAAGCTACTTTGCTATAATC CGTTgtcaaaacaaaagaatctTTAA
- the hrd302 gene encoding protein Hrd302: MGVSVLTFHVSLFLKRILSIAFFLLSLSTLLRIVNAQQYVDNNIGSMVLSDYDFAETPSVRVQRALEILRYYYEQEDVTYEEIIIQRNHAIELLRSASHDNNTDAMLYLANIEFFGLFEIIPEIEDSVKYYDMLQKANGSAFANNMMGFFYSTSFSEYASNNPALARIHWELAAKQGSLDAHQFLAYHNLIALNMPQSDEEAVKHYKFISDHLFEEECGSNVTYLKCIWPEIQDYNFAGENGMGVYGAASAYTYSDAYQALHTRSQYLREMSNSIEDWDYELMFEVAKLRLHGMYKYPRNYTVSDVLFRKVSRQYWPYTSENSVLANTPQSIISLAAQSCGYLGLLHLFDKGPLFDIDKAYWWFKRGATKNDSNSYYGLGYMAYHGLTSNGVDREKGMRLINLAVMNENPHALMFLGLIRLEEARYEEAYHLFLRAATQKSVISYKYLADCYYNGTGTSRSMISASLYYKKFVEAIRASATSMAIALEEIDEYGYFHNSFVYYLYAAQMGYALAEINAAYLMDENKFLINSVFRYFNYTQSEQEAAHDKFAYEFYSRAAAQGDIDAIFKLGDYYYYGIGTPKDYSKAYTCYKIAYEQSSIGMGLWNMAYMHEYGIGRDQDIYIARRLLDELSSNQNSYFPLKVAIFWINIHQLYIKLLKLLRLR, translated from the coding sequence atgGGGGTTTCGGTTCTGACGTTTCACGttagtttatttttgaaaagaatctTAAGcatagcattttttttgctttctttgtCTACCTTATTGCGTATCGTGAATGCACAACAATATGTAGACAACAACATAGGATCCATGGTATTGAGCGACTACGATTTCGCAGAAACTCCATCTGTGAGAGTTCAGCGGGCTTTGGAAATTCTTAGATATTATTATGAGCAGGAAGACGTAACGTATGAAGAGATTATTATTCAAAGAAACCATGCAATTGAGTTGCTAAGATCCGCATCTCATGATAATAACACGGATGCCATGCTTTATCTCGCAAacattgaattttttggtctttttgaaattattccCGAAATTGAAGATTCCGTCAAGTATTATGATATGCTACAAAAAGCGAATGGTAGTGCATTTGCTAATAATATGATgggatttttttactcCACTAGTTTTAGTGAGTATGCCTCTAACAACCCAGCATTAGCTAGGATACATTGGGAGTTAGCAGCAAAGCAAGGCTCTTTAGACGCTCATCAATTTCTGGCGTACCATAATTTAATCGCTTTAAATATGCCTCAATCGGATGAGGAAGCTGTGAAGCattacaaatttatttctgaCCActtatttgaagaagaatgtGGTTCCAATGTAACCTATTTAAAGTGTATATGGCCTGAAATTCAGGATTATAATTTTGCCGGTGAAAACGGTATGGGTGTGTACGGTGCTGCTTCTGCTTATACCTATTCTGATGCCTATCAGGCCCTACATACTAGGAGTCAGTACCTTCGTGAAATGTCAAATTCAATTGAAGATTGGGATTATGAGTTAATGTTTGAAGTTGCCAAATTACGTCTGCACGGGATGTATAAGTATCCAAGGAATTACACTGTTTCCGATGTATTATTTCGCAAGGTTTCAAGACAATACTGGCCATACACTTCAGAAAATAGTGTGTTAGCTAACACTCCACAGAGCATAATTTCCTTGGCCGCTCAATCTTGTGGATATTTAGGACTTTTACATCTATTTGATAAAGGTCCTTTATTCGATATAGACAAAGCATACTGGTGGTTTAAAAGAGGTGCAACGAAAAACGATTCCAATTCTTATTACGGTTTAGGTTACATGGCTTATCACGGTTTAACTTCCAACGGCGTTGATCgagaaaaaggaatgagACTAATAAATTTAGCTGTAATGAATGAAAATCCCCATGCACTTATGTTTCTTGGCCTCATTCGTCTTGAAGAAGCGCGTTATGAAGAGGCGTATCACCTCTTTTTAAGAGCTGCTACTCAAAAAAGTGTCATCTCTTACAAATATTTAGCTGATTGTTATTATAATGGAACTGGAACTAGTCGATCAATGATAAGTGCCTCTTTATACTATAAAAAGTTTGTGGAAGCAATACGAGCTTCTGCAACCTCGATGGCTATAGCTTTAGAAGAAATAGACGAATATGGATATTTTCATAATTCTTTCGTCTATTACTTATATGCCGCTCAAATGGGATATGCCCTAGCTGAAATTAATGCAGCATATTTGATGGATGAGAATAAGTTTCTAATTAACTCAGTATTCCGCTACTTTAACTATACCCAATCTGAGCAGGAGGCTGCTCATGATAAATTTGCGTATGAGTTTTACTCTCGTGCTGCCGCTCAGGGTGATATTGATGCCATTTTTAAACTGGGTGATTATTACTACTATGGAATTGGCACCCCTAAAGACTACTCTAAAGCATATACATGTTACAAAATTGCTTATGAGCAAAGCTCAATCGGTATGGGCCTTTGGAACATGGCATATATGCACGAATACGGAATAGGACGAGATCAAGATATTTATATTGCTAGACGATTGCTGGATGAGCTATCTTCTAACCAAAACTCTTACTTCCCTTTAAAAGTTGCcattttttggatcaaTATTCACCAActttatattaaattactGAAACTACTTCGTTTACGGtaa
- the nan1 gene encoding U3 snoRNP-associated protein Nan1, with protein sequence MEGPNSMEVGSLEVKKNDKDPWSKTAYLGGRLVSKIPAVYSNDNKFVFLTYDTFIGIFSLITGDCINRIFFPNNLANLLPVAVLLSPENAFELYVIFQSGYVCVHDWSNSELLRTMEISTRVHAASFSGKLLFAVTDTPASDSASSQDRFTLYALSPSTSKEGSSILIPTFVSKFNEFLALDSSLRDNNLATVAVITTDKAIFSLNVPKKKRSQRWIHREHLFNMPQKLTNVSLCGSACAVSDDEGKIHVINDISNEKFNPQILHWHANPLNGLSWALNGEYLLSGGQEGVLVLWQMETSHRQFLPRLGSSILSIATSHDSDSYALHLGDNSLVVIRAVDLAEQIHVSGINSFESKYLTSTGPKNTSKQLQGLVQFSSVSPNGELLLMSSSSFNGHSVSVQEYDLTKDSTIRKFEAARYSYSSVSKNSDDATSLDNGHVGSVAVTSSRNGLYIATIDTWCTNIIDEQQRNVKQTALKFWQFDSVQKTWVLMTRIDNPHGNLEVVTALKMMTSSNRFITVGTDATLRIWALLPGSSAWKCVAIHHFANTHSQASIKQRYGFSKALTCSLDDSIIGFGYGSCMHFINSETLEEISTVDLPHGGQLENAQFLNAEHCVIISQRRLLVWNVISASVQWTLASKFTGLLASSSSGNDFAVIDFNSSYSRLIIFSPDSPKIQSIHIFKTLPVALHYLHGGFVVLDNKSIIHVYAGDLTTKIPSAQLSIDNTSRSLLGDFQKRNVPLLNLENPISGSQGLHYKRLTTDMIHNLFNVPSNSPVNMQAIYNTFSKMAVGEPMESLGTQIATLNTE encoded by the exons atggaAGGGCCTAATTCTATGGAAGTTGGTTCATTGGAggtcaaaaaaaatgataaagaCCCTTGGTCTAAAACTGCATATTTAGGGGGTCGTTTGGTTTCAAAGATCCCTGCAGTTTACTCTAATGATAACaa atttgTATTTCTTACTTATGATACTTTTATTGGAATTTTCTCTTTGATTACAGGAGATTGTATCAATCGAATTTTCTTTCCCAATAATTTGGCCAATTTATTACCCGTAGCTGTATTATTGTCTCCTGAGAATGCATTTGAGCTATATGTGATTTTTCAAAGCGGATACGTCTGTGTTCATGACTGGTCGAATTCTGAACTTTTGCGCACCATGGAGATTTCCACTCGTGTCCATGCAGCTTCTTTTTCCGGAAAGCTATTGTTTGCTGTAACCGATACTCCTGCTTCAGACTCTGCTTCTTCACAAGATCGATTTACTCTTTATGCCCTTTCCCCCTCCACTTCTAAAGAAGGCAGTTCTATATTGATTCCAACATTTGTCTCTAAGTTCAACGAGTTTTTAGCTCTCGACAGCAGTCTCAGAGATAACAATTTAGCCACGGTAGCAGTCATTACTACTgacaaagcaattttttctttgaacgttcctaaaaagaaaaggagcCAAAGATGGATTCATCGTGAACATCTGTTCAATATGCCACAGAAACTTACTAATGTTTCCTTATGTGGTTCAGCCTGTGCTGTTTCTGATGATGAAGGGAAAATTCATGTTATTAATGACATTAGCAATGAGAAGTTTAATCCTCAAATCCTTCATTGGCACGCAAATCCATTGAATGGTTTATCTTGGGCATTGAACGGTGAATATCTACTCTCTGGTGGTCAAGAAGGTGTTCTTGTCTTATGGCAAATGGAGACGTCTCATCGACAATTCTTACCTCGATTGGGATCATCTATTCTCTCAATAGCTACTTCTCATGATTCTGATTCGTATGCTTTGCATTTGGGAGACAACTCTTTAGTTGTTATTCGTGCAGTTGATTTAGCTGAGCAAATTCACGTCAGTGGaataaattcatttgaAAGTAAATATCTAACTAGTACTGGTCCAAAAAACACTTCAAAGCAGCTCCAAGGACTTGTTCAATTTTCCTCTGTGAGTCCCAATGGTGAGCTTTTACTGATGTCTAGCTCTTCCTTTAATGGTCACTCTGTTTCAGTACAAGAATATGATCTAACTAAAGATTCCACAATTCGTAAATTTGAAGCTGCAAGGTATTCTTATTCTTCAGTATCAAAGAATTCAGATGATGCGACAAGTTTGGATAATGGTCATGTTGGTTCTGTTGCTGTCACGTCGTCTAGGAATGGTTTATACATTGCCACCATCGACACTTGGTGCACTAATATTATCGATGAACAGCAGCGGAATGTAAAACAAACtgctttgaaattttggcAGTTTGACTCTGTTCAAAAGACATGGGTCTTGATGACTAGAATCGACAATCCTCATGGAAACTTAGAAGTTGTAACTGCCCTTAAGATGATGACAAGCTCTAATAGATTTATTACCGTTGGAACTGATGCTACACTTCGTATATGGGCGCTGTTACCTGGATCTTCCGCTTGGAAATGCGTTGCGATCCATCATTTTGCAAATACGCATTCTCAGGCTTCTATAAAGCAACGTTACGGGTTTTCCAAAGCTCTTACATGCTCTCTCGATGATTCAATTATCGGATTTGGATACGGATCCTGTATGCATTTCATAAACTCAGAAACGTTGGAGGAAATATCGACGGTGGATCTTCCTCATGGAGGACAATTGGAAAATgctcaatttttaaatgctGAACATTGTGTAATTATCTCTCAAAGGCGTTTACTTGTTTGGAATGTTATATCTGCATCTGTTCAATGGACTCTGGCTTCAAAGTTTACTGGTCTTTTGGCCAGCTCTTCATCTGGAAATGATTTTGCCGtcattgattttaattCATCTTACTCGCgtcttattatttttagtcCTGATTCTCCTAAAATTCAATCCATACATATCTTTAAGACTTTACCAGTAGCTCTTCATTATCTTCATGGCGGTTTTGTTGTTCTTGACAATAAGTCAATTATACATGTATATGCAGGTGATTTGACTACGAAAATACCATCAGCACAGTTATCTATCGATAATACTTCGAGGTCTCTACTTGGTGATTTCCAAAAACGCAATGTTCCTCTTTTGAATTTGGAAAACCCGATATCCGGTAGTCAAGGTTTACATTATAAGCGTCTTACGACTGACATGATTCATAATTTGTTCAACGTTCCTTCAAATTCACCTGTAAATATGCAAGCGATATATAAcacattttctaaaatggCCGTTGGTGAACCTATGGAGAGTTTGGGAACGCAAATAGCTACATTGAACACAGagtga